One genomic window of Quercus lobata isolate SW786 chromosome 9, ValleyOak3.0 Primary Assembly, whole genome shotgun sequence includes the following:
- the LOC115959155 gene encoding YDG domain-containing protein At5g47150-like: MMGLFNPPMPTKQRGFGSSSNSSRACGAFVRQCVPSEAKGSNATVMRDKSASRFNKPSAPNSSAKDMHKVLSFGRSISASSNVSVLGKKRKPMEECKPLVSDEKCDGTSKRTSVSYTYKQNEDVVNQKLRVWSKYFKPIVSPRKKVEAALNLFRELLSKRMREMKAESDFKSGATRAAYMEVAKDLQWERKWVNVDKRIGPVPGIEVGDKFECATELNVIGLHRQFQRGIDYVMKGKQKLATSIVASGRYANYMRSPEVLVYIGQGGNPRAGKSEPKDQKLERGNLALKNSMEAGTPVRVIRGFESSKSSKNMIYIYDGLYVVDEFTQGRGEFGKLVFKFELIRIPGQPKLTI, from the coding sequence ATGATGGGTTTGTTTAATCCACCTATGCCTACAAAACAACGAGGTTTTGGATCTTCCTCCAACTCTAGCAGAGCTTGTGGTGCATTTGTGCGTCAGTGTGTTCCAAGTGAAGCTAAGGGTAGTAATGCCACTGTAATGCGTGATAAAAGTGCTTCTAGATTCAATAAGCCTAGTGCTCCTAATAGCAGTGCTAAGGATATGCACAAAGTGCTAAGCTTTGGTCGATCAATTTCTGCTTCTTCTAATGTCAGTGTTTTAGGTAAGAAGAGGAAGCCCATGGAAGAATGCAAGCCATTGGTTTCAGATGAGAAATGTGATGGAACTTCCAAAAGAACTAGCGTGAGCTATACATACAAACAAAATGAGGATGTTGTGAATCAAAAGCTTAGAGTTTGGTCCAAGTATTTCAAACCTATTGTTAGTCCTCGAAAGAAAGTGGAGGCGGCTCTGAATCTATTTAGAGAGTTGTTGAGCAAGCGCATGAGAGAAATGAAAGCAGAGTCAGACTTCAAAAGTGGGGCAACCAGGGCTGCTTATATGGAAGTGGCAAAGGATCTTCAATGGGAACGAAAATGGGTTAACGTAGACAAACGGATAGGACCTGTTCCTGGAATTGAAGTTGGTGACAAGTTTGAGTGTGCAACTGAACTGAATGTTATTGGTCTTCATCGACAATTTCAGCGCGGTATTGATTACGTGATGAAGGGTAAACAAAAATTGGCCACAAGTATTGTTGCTTCCGGtcgatatgccaattacatgaGATCACCTGAGGTATTGGTTTATATAGGTCAAGGTGGGAATCCAAGGGCTGGAAAAAGTGAACCAAAAGATCAGAAGCTTGAGCGTGGAAACCTTGCTTTGAAGAATAGTATGGAAGCCGGAACTCCTGTAAGGGTAATTCGAGGCTTTGAAAGTTCTAAGTCTTCGAAAAACATGATATACATCTATGATGGCTTGTATGTTGTGGATGAATTTACACAAGGAAGAGGAGAATTTGGCAAGCTTGTATTCAAGTTCGAGTTGATAAGGATTCCGGGGCAACCGAAGCTTACTATATAG
- the LOC115961465 gene encoding uncharacterized protein LOC115961465: MYNEIEGKNDDVVINTFKRGLSTEHGLRKSLTGKLVTSVRQLMDRIDKYKRVKEDQQMGKGKAKVVPQERRDFRSERFNNSNRPRRDYIEQAGSTGAQAVHAVFREPLHKILENVKYEPFFQWPNKMAGDPLKRNQTLYCAYHQEPDHTTDDCRNLKNYLDRLVREGKLRHLLHRSEGWQEPSNNETRQSTLRPPIGTINVILATPGRVGFVPFRVMSVSSFPTKPDDRESKRARMSATPLIGFTEEDKQGTIQPHDDALVVMLRIEGYDVKRVLVDQGRAVEIMYPDLYKGLNLKQEDLLPYDSPLVSFEGKVVIPRGMIRLPVQTDSEVVEVNFIVIDAYSPYTAIVARPWLHTLGVVSSTLHQNVKYPSGGQIKEIIGNQGVARQCMVSAILR, translated from the coding sequence atgtataaCGAGATCGAAGGGAAAAACGATGACGTCGTCATCAATACGTTCAAGAGGGGCTTGTCGACAGAACATGGTttaagaaagtccctcactggAAAACTAGTCACCagcgtgcgccaactcatggacagaatcgacaagtacaaaagggtcaAGGAGGATCAGCAGATGGGAAAAGGAAAGGCGAAGGtcgtccctcaggagaggagggacttcaggtcggaacgaTTTAACAACAGCAACAGACCGAGAAGGGACTATATAGAGCAGGCCGGATCTACTGGGGCTCaggcagtccatgctgtgttccgagaacctCTTCACAAGATCCTAGAGAATGTGAAGTATGAGCCTTTCTTCcagtggccgaacaagatggctggCGACCCTTTGAAGCGTAACCAGACCCTGTATTGCGCTTACCATCAGGAGCCAGATCACACTACTGATGATTGCAGGAACTTGAAGAACTATTTAGACCGGCTagtccgagaagggaagctaAGACATCTGCTGCATCGCTCTGAAGGGTGGCAAGAACCATCAAACAATGAAACCAGACAAAGTACGTTGAGGCCCCCCAttggcacaattaatgtcattctCGCCACACCTGGGAGGGTAGGCTTTGTCCCCTTCAGGGTAATGTCAGTGAGCAGTTTCCCGACTAAGCCAGATGACAGGGAATCCAAGAGGGCTAGAATGAGCGCCACGCCATTAATCGGGTTCACGGAGGAAGACAAACAAGGAACTATccaaccccacgatgatgccttAGTCGTGATGCTCAGGATAGAAGGTTATGACGTCAAGAGGGTGTTAGTTGATCAAGGCAGGGCGgtggagataatgtaccctgatttgtATAAGGGATTGAACTTGAAGCAGGAAGACCTGTTGCCATACGATTCCCCCCTGGTTAGCTTTGAAGGAAAGGTCGTCATCCCGAGAGGCATGATTAGGTTACCTGTGCAAACAGACTCAGAGGTGGTAGAAGTGAACTTCATTGTCATAGATGCATACTCCCCTTACACAGCCATCGTGGCCCGGCCATGGCTTCATACCCTAGGGGTTGTGTCATCAACCTTACACCAAAATGTGAAATATCCGTCAGGAGGTCAGATCAAAGAGATAATAGGGAACCAGGGAGTtgctaggcaatgcatggtgtcagCAATCTTGCGGTAG
- the LOC115961466 gene encoding protein NYNRIN-like, whose protein sequence is MTTVPTAGSGGPAMEVNCEELEKVLVGSDPERFFQIGSELPPQEKSALTAFLRQNLDVFAWDPYEAPGVDPDFICHRLNVNPAITPKRGIEANPDQIKAIHNLQPPRDLKEVQKLTGMIATLNHFISCLADRCKPFFLLLHKWKGFEWNEDCAVAFQQLKEYLARPPIMSSPNADEVLFAYIAVASHAVSLVLIREDNGTQRPVYYVSKSLQEAETRYLPLEKAILAIVQATRKLPHYFQAHTVVVLTQLPIKSVLRSADYTSRIAKWGTILGAFDIRYMPRTAVKGQVLADLIAEFAEPTLEEQNVAGPLGADEKMISTVSQLENTWWKAHVDGAANQRGSGLGLVLLSPEGITIEKSLRLGFSATNNEAEYEALLEGMGMIRKLGEKSVDMFSDSRLIVGQINGDMEAKDERMQEYLVRVKHLQTQFHHFCLTHVPRSGNTHADSLATLATSSAQPLPRVILVEEVLRPSTEKANGIGIHNIRAGPSWMDPIVLYLKHDTLPDDKVEAGKIRRKATRFWLSEDSKLYRRSFSRLYLLCVHPEAAELILEELHEGICGSHTGGRSLSHRALTLGYWWPSMHKEALDYVKKCDQCQRFAPSIHQPGGKLNPMSSPWPFAQWGLDILGPFPKATGNRKFLLVGTDYFTKWVEAEALTNIRDVDVKKFLWKNIVTRFGTPHTLVSDNGLQFDSKAFRRYCSELGIVNRYSTPAYPQSNGQAEAVNKTIMNGLKKRLDDAKGRWVKELTHVLWTYRTTPRRSTGETPFSMTYGAEAVIPLEVNFPTQRTTTFCPATNDKLLEKSLDLIDERREGAMVHLANYQQKLK, encoded by the exons atgaCTACGGTCCCAACTGCGGGCAGTGGAGGACCAGCCATGGAGGTGAACTGTGAGGAGTTGGAGAAAGTGCTCGTCGGATCTGACCCTGAAAGGTTTTTTCAAATTGGCTCGGAATTGCCGCCCCAGGAGAAGTCAGCACTGACTGCCTTCCTTCGACAGAATTTAGACGTGTTCGCTTGGGACCCCTATGAGGCCCCCGGGGTCGACCCAGATTTCATCTGCCACCGCCTTAATGTGAACCCGGCCATAACACCTAAGAG AGGCATTGAggctaaccccgaccaaataAAAGCCATCCATAACTTGCAGCCTCCTCGGGACCTTAAAGAAGTCCAGAAGCTTACTGGTATGATAGCAACTTTAAACCATTTCATCTCGTGCTTAGCAGATAGATGCAAGCCATTCTTTCTCCTATTacacaagtggaaaggatttgagtggaaTGAAGACTGCGCTGTAGCTTTCCAACAATTAAAGGAGTACCTCGCCCGACCACCAATTATGTCCAGTCCAAATGCCGAcgaggttttgtttgcctacatTGCGGTAGCCTCGCATGCGGTGAGCTTAGTGCTAATCCGAGAAGACAACGGCACACAGCGACCAGTCTATTACGTCAGTAAATCACTGCAAGAGGCAGAAACACGTTATCTTCCCCTCGAGAAGGCTATCTTGGCTATCGTGCAGGCCACGCGAAAACTTCCACACTACTTTCAAGCGCACACTGTGGTGGTGCTGACACAACTCCCCATAAAGTCTGTCCTACGCAGCGCCGATTACACAAGCAGAATTGCAAAGTGGGGAACGATCTTGGGCGCTTTCGATATTAGGTACATGCCTCGTACTGCTGTAAAGGGCCAGGTCCTTGCCGACCTAATAGCAGAGTTTGCGGAGCCCACGCTAGAGGAACAAAATGTGGCGGGACCTCTAGGGGCTGATGAGAAGATGATCAGCACGGTCTCCCAGCTTGAAAACACCTGGTGGAAAGCGCACGTCGATGGCGCAGCgaaccaaaggggctcagggTTAGGACTTGTCCTACTCTCACCTGAAGGGATAACCATAGAGAAGTCATTGAGACTCGGGTTTTCagccacgaataacgaagccgaATATGAGGCGCTATTGGAAGGAATGGGAATGATCCGGAAGTTGGGGGAAAAATCCGTAGACATGTTCTCGGATTCAAGACTTATTGTGGGGCAGATAAATGGGGACATGGAAGCAAAGgacgaaagaatgcaagagtatctagtTCGAGTTAAGCACCTGcaaacccaatttcatcacttcTGCCTGACGCACGTACCCAGAAGTGGGAACACTCATGCTGATTCTCTCGCGACGTtggctacctcctcggcacaaCCCCTACCTCGAGTCATTTTGGTAGAAGAGGTCCTCCGTCCATCAACAGAAAAGGCCAATGGGATTGGAATACATAACATCAGGGCAGGaccgagctggatggaccctattgTTCTGTACTTAAAGCATGACACCTTGCCAGACGATAAGGTTGAGGCTGGTAAAATTAGGAGAAAGGCTACTCGATTCTGGTTATCGGAGGACTCCAAGCTTTACAGACGCTCGTTTTCAAGGCTGTATTTGCTATGTGTGCACCCAGAGGCTGCAGAACTCATCCtggaggagttacatgaaggaatttgcggaAGTCACACGGGGGGTAGGTCTTTGTCTCACAGAGCCTTGACGctgggttattggtggccgagcatgcataaGGAAGCCCTGgattatgtgaagaagtgcgaccaatgccagagattcgctCCGAGCATACACCAGCCTGGTGGAAAGCTAAACCCAATGTCCAGTCcctggccatttgcacaatggggcctAGATATACTTGGTCCATTCCCTAAGGCAACAGGGAATAGAAAATTTCTTCTCGTCGGCaccgactacttcaccaaatgggtagaggctGAGGCGCTGACAAACATTAGGGACGTCGATGTCAAGAAGTTTCTCTGGAAGAATATAGTCACCAGGTTTGGCACCCCACACACCCTGGTgtcggacaacgggctccagtttgatagcaaagccttTAGAAGGTACTGCAGCGAGCTGGGAATTGTTAACCGGTATTCCACGCCAGCTTACCCCCAGAGTAATGGCCAAGCAGAAGCTGTCAACAAGACCATAATGAATGGACTGAAAAAGAGACTAGATGACGCAAAAGGAAGATGGGTAAAGGAGTTAACCCATGTCTTATGGACATACCGCACCACACCTCGTAGGTCCACAGGggaaacccctttttcaatgacctatggggccgaggctgtcATTCCACTAGAGGTGAACTTCCCAACCCAGAGGACCACCACCTTTTGTCCCGCTACCAATGACAAGCTTCTAGAAAAGAGCTTGGACCTCATCGACGAAAGAAGGGAAGGCGCGATGGTCCACCTAGCAAACTATCAGCAGAAGCTCAAGTAA